In Panacibacter ginsenosidivorans, the following proteins share a genomic window:
- a CDS encoding response regulator produces MNSIKVVIFDDNASFRDSVAMLLQDAKEFTLIDSYAHCLDVLDNIKETHPHVVLMDIDMPGMNGIEGVRLIHNNFPSVQILMLTVFDDSEKVFAALQAGASGYILKNAQPKNLLNAISEVYSGGAPMTPAIAKKVLNRFQQLQHNETKEDYNLTARESEVLSLLVEGLSYKMIASKLDITYDTVRAHMKKIYEKLHVTSMTEAVAKAINKKLFSVL; encoded by the coding sequence ATGAATAGTATTAAAGTAGTAATATTTGATGACAATGCTTCATTTCGTGATTCGGTTGCCATGCTTTTACAGGACGCAAAGGAGTTTACATTGATAGATTCCTATGCCCATTGTCTTGATGTGTTAGACAATATAAAAGAAACACATCCTCACGTGGTTTTGATGGATATTGATATGCCTGGTATGAATGGCATTGAAGGTGTCCGCCTCATACACAATAATTTCCCCTCTGTTCAAATTTTAATGCTTACTGTTTTTGATGATAGTGAAAAAGTGTTTGCTGCTTTACAAGCAGGCGCAAGTGGTTACATTTTAAAAAATGCGCAGCCAAAAAATTTATTGAATGCTATTTCAGAAGTGTACAGCGGCGGTGCGCCTATGACACCGGCTATTGCTAAAAAAGTACTAAACCGTTTTCAACAGTTGCAGCATAATGAAACAAAAGAAGATTATAATCTCACTGCCCGTGAAAGTGAAGTGCTTTCATTACTGGTTGAAGGACTTTCTTATAAAATGATTGCATCCAAACTCGACATTACATATGATACGGTGCGTGCACACATGAAAAAAATTTACGAAAAACTGCATGTAACATCCATGACAGAAGCCGTAGCAAAAGCCATCAACAAAAAACTCTTCTCCGTTTTATAA
- a CDS encoding tail fiber domain-containing protein has translation MKKSLSFIACCIIPAAMYAQTDWHIAGNAGTKSGTNFIGTTDKTAFNIRTNNAVRLSITSSGNVGIGTKTPASKLDVAGTITGLDSYFGYRFPVSAGTSGASYSSVGYGLTFTDTTANYRYRLNDFSSMISFRSGGFDFNTAPFGTAGAPIPYTIAMAILQNGNVGIGTLQPADKLHVAASTTHDTPVALIENTGLTNLSDGVFIKAGSSTAAGNYFVAFKKPDGAQIGQIVHSPFNGVLYSTSSDKRLKDIIGASQKGLADLMKIIIYDYTFKSDPQKEVQTGFMAQELYDIFPQAVSKPRDNNEPAEKNPWMVDYGRLTPLIIKAVQELSGQNEKLKRQNNDLEKKYEAQQKEIDELKAMLISQNRQNIIDPKQTASN, from the coding sequence ATGAAAAAGAGTCTCTCGTTTATCGCATGCTGCATTATACCTGCAGCTATGTATGCCCAAACAGACTGGCATATTGCCGGAAATGCAGGCACTAAGAGTGGTACAAATTTTATTGGCACCACAGATAAAACTGCATTTAATATTCGCACCAATAACGCTGTGCGTTTAAGCATAACTTCTTCAGGCAATGTGGGCATCGGCACTAAAACACCAGCTTCTAAACTTGACGTTGCAGGAACCATAACAGGATTGGACAGCTATTTTGGATACAGATTCCCGGTAAGTGCGGGAACAAGCGGCGCCAGTTACAGCAGTGTGGGTTATGGGCTTACATTTACTGACACCACTGCAAATTATCGTTATCGTTTAAATGATTTCTCATCGATGATCAGTTTCAGATCAGGAGGATTTGATTTTAATACGGCTCCTTTTGGTACGGCGGGGGCTCCTATTCCTTATACTATTGCAATGGCAATACTTCAAAACGGCAATGTGGGTATCGGAACACTTCAGCCCGCTGACAAATTACATGTGGCTGCTTCAACTACGCACGATACTCCGGTTGCACTGATTGAAAATACGGGACTGACCAACCTCTCTGATGGCGTGTTTATTAAGGCAGGCTCCAGTACCGCCGCCGGTAATTATTTTGTCGCCTTTAAAAAACCTGACGGAGCCCAAATCGGACAAATAGTGCATAGCCCTTTTAACGGAGTGCTTTATTCAACCTCATCGGACAAACGCCTAAAAGATATTATCGGGGCATCACAAAAAGGGTTAGCAGATTTAATGAAAATAATAATCTATGATTACACATTTAAATCGGATCCGCAGAAAGAAGTACAAACCGGTTTTATGGCGCAGGAGCTTTATGATATTTTTCCGCAGGCAGTAAGCAAACCAAGAGACAATAATGAACCGGCAGAGAAAAATCCGTGGATGGTTGATTATGGACGTCTGACGCCATTAATTATTAAAGCTGTGCAAGAGTTGTCAGGTCAAAATGAAAAATTAAAAAGGCAAAATAATGATTTAGAAAAAAAATATGAGGCACAGCAAAAGGAAATTGATGAATTAAAAGCCATGCTGATTTCACAGAACAGACAAAACATAATTGATCCCAAACAAACCGCATCCAATTAG
- a CDS encoding PQQ-dependent dehydrogenase, methanol/ethanol family — MKTIVSIIISLFFSFQLSAQVSYQRIANAENEPGNWFTYSGNYAATRFSPLQQITTSNVQKLAPVWIYQLRNPQGPFETTPIVVDKVMYISEPPSTVTALDVATGRKIWTYTPDMPKDVKFLGFGPVNRGVAILDNNVYVGTLDAHLICLDAKSGALKWNVVVGDNKLGYAITCAPVAIDGKIIIGISGGEAGIRGFLDAYNAKTGKREWRLYTIPGTGETGNDTWQGDSWKTGGAPTWVPGSYDKELNLLYWGIGNPGPDWNGDKRNGDNLYTCSVLAINPTTGKLVWHFQFTPHDTHDWDANQIPVLIDVKINGVVRKALATANRNGFYYLLDRKTGEFLAGKAYAKQTWAKGLDAKGKPIIIPGKEPTEKGNLVYPSLQGATNWFSPSYSKTSGMFYVSVREMGSLYFKQEAEYKPGQYFMGGGEQLLPGDNAYGAVKALDPATGAIKWEFRLQSPPWSGLLSTAGGLVFGGSVEGNFYALDAVTGKSKWQFQTGGQIVSNPMSFSVNGQQRIAIAAGSSLMVFGLMQ, encoded by the coding sequence ATGAAAACAATTGTATCAATCATTATAAGTTTATTCTTCTCCTTTCAACTTTCTGCACAGGTTAGTTATCAACGAATAGCTAATGCAGAAAATGAGCCGGGCAACTGGTTTACATATTCAGGCAACTATGCTGCTACAAGGTTTTCACCATTGCAACAGATAACTACAAGCAATGTCCAAAAACTTGCACCGGTATGGATCTATCAATTACGAAATCCACAGGGACCATTTGAAACAACACCAATTGTTGTTGATAAGGTGATGTATATTTCTGAACCGCCAAGCACTGTTACTGCTCTTGATGTTGCCACAGGAAGAAAGATATGGACATATACTCCGGACATGCCTAAAGACGTAAAGTTTCTTGGCTTTGGTCCTGTTAACAGGGGTGTTGCAATACTTGATAACAATGTTTACGTCGGAACATTAGATGCACATCTTATTTGTCTCGATGCAAAATCAGGTGCACTAAAATGGAATGTAGTTGTTGGCGATAATAAACTTGGTTATGCTATAACCTGCGCACCTGTTGCGATTGATGGTAAGATCATCATTGGCATTAGTGGTGGTGAAGCAGGCATTCGTGGTTTCTTAGATGCATACAATGCAAAGACAGGTAAAAGAGAATGGCGTTTATATACTATTCCCGGCACTGGAGAAACAGGTAATGATACATGGCAGGGCGATAGCTGGAAAACAGGTGGTGCTCCTACATGGGTACCCGGTTCTTACGACAAAGAACTGAACCTGCTTTATTGGGGCATTGGTAATCCCGGTCCCGACTGGAATGGTGATAAGAGAAATGGTGATAATCTATACACTTGTTCTGTACTTGCCATTAATCCCACAACAGGAAAGTTGGTTTGGCATTTTCAATTCACGCCACATGATACACATGATTGGGATGCAAATCAAATTCCTGTATTAATAGATGTAAAAATAAATGGCGTGGTTCGCAAAGCCTTAGCCACAGCCAATCGCAACGGCTTCTATTATTTGCTCGACCGCAAGACCGGAGAATTCTTAGCAGGCAAAGCTTATGCAAAACAAACATGGGCAAAGGGTCTTGATGCAAAAGGAAAACCGATTATCATTCCCGGCAAAGAGCCTACTGAAAAAGGAAATCTTGTTTATCCAAGTTTGCAGGGCGCCACCAATTGGTTCAGCCCTTCGTATAGTAAAACTTCGGGAATGTTTTATGTTTCTGTAAGAGAGATGGGCTCTTTATATTTTAAGCAGGAAGCAGAATATAAACCCGGTCAGTATTTCATGGGCGGTGGAGAACAACTCTTACCCGGCGATAATGCATATGGCGCTGTAAAGGCTTTGGATCCTGCAACAGGCGCTATTAAATGGGAGTTCAGGTTACAATCACCACCATGGTCTGGATTATTATCTACTGCCGGTGGTTTGGTTTTTGGCGGAAGTGTGGAAGGCAATTTTTATGCTTTGGATGCCGTAACAGGAAAATCAAAATGGCAGTTCCAAACCGGCGGTCAGATAGTTTCAAATCCTATGTCGTTTAGTGTAAATGGTCAGCAGCGCATTGCTATTGCAGCAGGCAGCAGTCTTATGGTTTTTGGTTTAATGCAGTAA
- a CDS encoding (2Fe-2S)-binding protein, translated as MPSYSLNINGKTLTADADADMPLLWVLRDVLDLTGTKYGCGVASCGACTVLKDGKAIRSCQEQVQNVGNAKITTIEGLSEDGASHPIQKAWEKIGVPQCGYCQAGQMMNVAGLLNQYPKPTDEQIGSMMAGNLCRCGTYHRIKQAIKEVIDNS; from the coding sequence ATGCCCTCTTATTCTTTAAACATTAATGGTAAAACGCTTACAGCCGATGCAGATGCAGATATGCCGCTGCTATGGGTACTTCGTGATGTGCTTGACTTAACCGGAACAAAGTACGGTTGCGGTGTGGCAAGTTGCGGTGCATGTACTGTACTAAAAGATGGTAAAGCTATACGCAGTTGCCAGGAACAAGTACAAAATGTTGGCAATGCAAAAATTACAACCATTGAAGGACTGAGTGAGGATGGCGCTTCGCATCCTATCCAAAAAGCATGGGAAAAAATTGGCGTACCGCAATGTGGTTATTGCCAGGCCGGACAAATGATGAATGTGGCTGGTTTGTTGAACCAATATCCAAAGCCAACAGATGAACAAATCGGCAGCATGATGGCCGGAAACCTTTGCAGATGTGGCACATATCACAGGATAAAACAGGCTATCAAAGAAGTGATAGATAATTCATGA
- a CDS encoding tail fiber domain-containing protein: MKKFYSLTAFLFIQANILYAQTDWHIKGNTGTNSSANFIGTKDTAALNLRTSNAVRMTLTSSGNVGIGTTNPKSKLDVAGAITGFDSYFGSRFPVSAGTSGASYSSVGYGLTFTDTTANYRYRINADYSSMLSFRSGGFDFNTAPIGTAGNVIPYTTAMTILQNGNVGIGTSSPANKFSVTAAPAALTSVAFIQNTGGTNGSDGLYIKTGTNGLAGAYFIAFFRPDGLQIGAITQNTATAVGYTTISDKRLKNIIGGTQKGLSDLMKINIYDYTFKSDASKKVQTGFMAQELYDIFPQAVSKPRETNEPAEKNPWMVDYGRVTPLIIKAVQELYENQKSEVRNQNDEIEELKKQNADLQKQIDALKAMIVSNQSTIISQLSSASVQQNIPNPFNHTTTISYTLPQTYSSAKIIVTDKSGKSLKEVNVYGKGNGSLKLDASTLASGAYQYSFYVEGKLVDTKQMLLTK, from the coding sequence ATGAAAAAGTTTTACTCTCTCACCGCCTTTTTATTTATTCAGGCAAATATTTTATATGCACAAACGGATTGGCATATCAAAGGCAATACAGGCACTAACAGCAGTGCAAACTTTATAGGCACAAAAGATACTGCGGCATTAAATTTACGCACCAGTAATGCAGTGCGTATGACCTTAACTTCTTCGGGTAATGTAGGCATAGGAACAACAAACCCCAAATCCAAGCTGGATGTGGCGGGAGCCATAACTGGATTCGACAGCTATTTTGGAAGCAGATTTCCGGTAAGTGCGGGAACAAGCGGAGCCAGTTATAGCAGCGTGGGTTATGGGCTTACGTTTACCGACACAACCGCAAATTACCGTTATCGTATAAATGCTGATTACTCATCCATGCTAAGTTTTAGAAGTGGCGGATTCGATTTTAATACCGCACCCATTGGTACTGCAGGCAATGTAATACCCTATACTACTGCAATGACAATACTTCAAAACGGCAATGTGGGCATTGGTACAAGTTCACCTGCTAATAAATTCTCTGTAACGGCTGCGCCTGCTGCGTTAACTTCAGTTGCTTTTATACAAAATACTGGTGGAACAAATGGATCTGATGGCTTGTATATTAAGACAGGTACCAATGGATTGGCTGGAGCCTATTTTATTGCTTTTTTTAGACCTGATGGACTTCAAATCGGGGCAATAACACAAAATACTGCGACCGCAGTTGGCTATACCACAATTTCCGACAAGCGTTTAAAAAATATTATCGGAGGAACGCAAAAGGGTTTATCAGATTTAATGAAAATAAATATTTACGATTATACCTTTAAATCAGATGCGAGTAAAAAAGTGCAAACAGGTTTTATGGCACAGGAACTTTATGATATATTTCCGCAGGCAGTAAGTAAACCAAGAGAAACAAATGAACCCGCAGAGAAAAACCCATGGATGGTTGATTATGGAAGAGTAACGCCATTAATTATAAAAGCTGTGCAGGAACTTTATGAAAATCAAAAATCAGAAGTAAGAAATCAAAATGATGAGATTGAAGAATTGAAAAAACAAAATGCGGATTTGCAAAAACAAATTGATGCGTTAAAAGCAATGATCGTTTCAAATCAGTCAACTATTATTAGTCAACTATCGTCTGCGTCAGTGCAACAAAATATTCCAAATCCTTTTAATCATACAACAACTATTAGTTACACATTGCCGCAAACATATTCATCAGCAAAAATTATTGTAACAGACAAAAGTGGTAAATCACTGAAAGAAGTAAATGTTTACGGAAAAGGCAATGGCAGTTTGAAACTGGATGCCTCAACACTTGCATCCGGCGCATATCAATATTCTTTTTATGTAGAGGGAAAGCTGGTTGATACAAAACAGATGCTGTTAACTAAATAA
- a CDS encoding ATP-binding protein, with amino-acid sequence MKNIFTFAFIMFAGFVHAQNTAVDSLIKVLEKQKEDTDKVNTLNELSNRLTFGDSSDYVKAQAYLQQSFALAENLHFKNGIAQATKLSGMMLYYWKADYAGAAEKLLTAIKIFEETGYKEKLADCYAFLGDTYSFYNIPESLKSLYKALNIYETLGLKKKAAQILSAIAMTYADRENFTEAIKYCNREIEVYKEIDSKSGLALSYTDLGDIYFNQANYDEALKMHQQALAMIRETGDSATNVNIFMAYLGIGNAYEQLGEVSLAAGNKKTADEQFAEALKNYFVIQKVFTNIKQPTNQWWIAHTSIPVAEIYTQSKQYQLARKYLQTGLQLSLGFKEYPMLRDAYKNLAGIDSAEGNFQKAFEDYKLYIAYRDSVNNDATDKKFQYEKMQYEFDKKQDSVKAVIEKREAMTAAELKNQKLIRNVSIAGATAFVGLSSFSFYRYRRRKKLQSEKEMLNERLRISRELHDDIGSTLGSISIYSEVAKNRSEKNENANEAIVKIGNASRELIEKMSDIVWSINPNNEGFGQLQNRVDAFAAMLLTPGNIHYNIITDEDVKHIQFSAEEIKNIYLIFKETLHNIVKHAACKKVMIRFSKHKDVFDMVIADDGKGFKSTTQNDGTLGGNGLKNMQKRAEQMNAVLKIVSSPEDGTKIQLSLEI; translated from the coding sequence ATGAAAAATATTTTCACTTTTGCTTTTATCATGTTTGCCGGTTTTGTGCATGCACAAAATACGGCTGTTGACTCCCTCATTAAAGTTTTAGAAAAACAAAAAGAGGATACCGATAAAGTAAACACGCTGAATGAACTTAGTAACCGGCTTACTTTTGGCGACAGCAGTGATTATGTAAAAGCCCAGGCATACCTGCAGCAATCATTTGCGCTTGCAGAAAATCTACATTTCAAAAACGGAATTGCACAGGCAACCAAGCTTAGTGGCATGATGCTTTATTATTGGAAAGCTGACTATGCCGGCGCCGCAGAAAAACTTTTAACTGCCATAAAAATTTTTGAGGAAACAGGTTATAAAGAAAAACTTGCAGATTGTTATGCTTTTCTTGGAGACACTTATAGCTTCTATAACATTCCCGAAAGTTTAAAAAGCCTCTATAAGGCTTTAAATATTTATGAAACATTGGGACTGAAAAAAAAGGCTGCACAGATATTGAGCGCTATAGCGATGACCTATGCTGATAGAGAAAATTTTACTGAAGCGATTAAATATTGTAACCGGGAAATTGAAGTGTATAAAGAAATAGATTCTAAAAGCGGTTTGGCTTTGTCATATACAGATTTGGGCGACATTTATTTTAATCAGGCAAATTATGATGAAGCACTGAAGATGCACCAGCAGGCATTGGCGATGATTAGAGAAACCGGCGATAGCGCTACCAATGTAAATATATTTATGGCATATTTAGGTATCGGTAATGCTTATGAACAGCTTGGAGAAGTTTCGCTCGCAGCAGGAAATAAAAAAACTGCGGATGAACAATTCGCTGAAGCTTTAAAAAATTATTTCGTCATACAAAAAGTGTTTACCAATATTAAACAACCAACCAATCAATGGTGGATTGCACACACCTCAATACCCGTGGCAGAAATTTATACACAGAGCAAACAATACCAGTTAGCCCGCAAATACCTGCAAACAGGATTGCAATTGTCACTTGGTTTCAAAGAATATCCTATGCTGAGGGATGCTTATAAAAATCTTGCAGGCATAGACAGCGCTGAAGGAAATTTTCAAAAAGCATTCGAAGATTATAAACTCTATATTGCTTATCGCGATAGTGTAAACAATGATGCCACCGATAAAAAATTTCAGTATGAAAAAATGCAGTATGAGTTTGATAAAAAGCAGGATTCTGTGAAAGCAGTGATCGAAAAAAGAGAAGCGATGACTGCCGCAGAACTAAAAAATCAAAAACTTATCCGCAACGTTTCTATTGCAGGCGCTACTGCTTTTGTTGGATTAAGCAGCTTTAGTTTTTACCGTTATCGCCGCCGGAAAAAACTGCAAAGCGAAAAAGAAATGCTTAATGAAAGACTGCGCATAAGCCGTGAACTGCATGATGACATTGGAAGCACATTGGGCAGCATTTCTATTTACAGCGAAGTGGCAAAGAATCGTTCAGAAAAAAATGAAAATGCAAATGAAGCGATTGTAAAAATTGGCAATGCAAGCCGTGAGCTGATTGAAAAAATGAGTGATATAGTATGGAGTATCAATCCAAACAATGAGGGCTTTGGACAATTGCAAAACCGGGTAGATGCTTTTGCTGCCATGCTTCTTACACCGGGAAATATTCACTACAATATTATTACAGACGAAGATGTAAAGCACATACAATTCTCTGCAGAAGAAATAAAAAACATCTATCTCATTTTTAAAGAAACGCTGCACAATATTGTAAAACATGCAGCATGTAAAAAGGTAATGATCCGTTTCTCAAAACACAAAGATGTTTTTGATATGGTGATCGCAGATGATGGGAAAGGATTTAAAAGTACTACACAAAACGATGGCACATTAGGCGGCAATGGATTAAAGAATATGCAGAAACGGGCAGAACAAATGAATGCAGTACTAAAAATAGTATCATCTCCGGAAGATGGAACAAAAATTCAACTAAGCCTGGAAATATAA
- a CDS encoding ATP-binding protein, translating to MKWIIRIALILLPVFVNAQHLPDSLRSAYLTATSDSAQYNTGKYLYDYYEESNKDSALYYAQQCLTLARRNDEILAEAYYMDNTAYQLIGLGKYAEALQYVLDVFKIVEDPKKERQASWILFSRPFNGSNRLLLLAYTHHMFAILMRETQNTGQEIFHYQEARRIAIEIGYPVRQMLASMNLGRSYTTVNKLDSALIYETEAEQMTLKSEYKKYLGQVYYSLGNIYFEKNNLALALEYYHKGIAISKEENNMSGLTNNYFFIAKYFLANGEKDSALFYSMQSLQTIKQLGTVRWYKVNLGTAYENVYLAYKMRNQADSLLKYQELTLLTKDSLYKERIKNLTAFQAVTLNEQLRLQEVEKEKIAYQNNIRIYFLVAGIAVLLLLAFIFYRNNRQKQKANTVLENTLADLRSTQSQLIHSEKMASLGELTAGIAHEIQNPLNFVNNFSEVSNELVDEMNEELDKGDIEEAKFIAGDIKQNLEKINHHGKRADAIVKGMLQHSRQTSGVKELTDINALCDEYLRLAYHGLRAKEKDFNATLKTDFDESIGAINIIPQDIGRVLLNLYNNAFYAVNEKKKQQPENYEPTVSVNTKKINNKIEISVIDNGSGIAQKIADKIFQPFFTTKPTGQGTGLGLSLSYDIVKAHGGEIKVTTKEAEETEFIIVLPA from the coding sequence ATGAAATGGATAATTAGAATAGCATTGATTTTATTACCCGTATTTGTGAATGCTCAGCATTTGCCTGATAGCTTACGCAGCGCTTATTTAACTGCAACCAGCGACTCTGCGCAGTATAACACAGGCAAATACCTGTATGATTATTACGAAGAATCAAACAAGGATTCTGCCCTCTATTATGCACAGCAATGTTTAACACTTGCCCGCAGGAACGACGAAATACTGGCCGAGGCGTATTACATGGATAACACCGCTTATCAACTAATAGGGTTGGGCAAATACGCAGAGGCACTTCAATATGTGCTTGACGTTTTTAAAATTGTTGAAGACCCCAAAAAAGAAAGGCAGGCAAGCTGGATATTGTTTTCGCGGCCTTTTAACGGAAGTAACAGGCTCTTATTACTTGCATACACACACCACATGTTTGCCATATTAATGCGTGAAACCCAAAATACCGGGCAGGAGATATTTCATTACCAGGAGGCAAGAAGGATAGCAATAGAGATTGGTTATCCGGTAAGGCAAATGCTTGCTTCTATGAACCTCGGACGAAGCTATACTACAGTTAACAAACTAGATTCCGCATTAATATATGAAACGGAAGCCGAACAAATGACATTAAAATCGGAGTATAAAAAATACCTCGGGCAGGTTTACTACAGCCTTGGAAATATTTATTTTGAAAAAAATAATTTAGCACTAGCCCTGGAATATTATCATAAGGGCATAGCAATATCTAAAGAAGAAAATAACATGAGCGGGTTGACCAACAACTATTTTTTTATTGCGAAATATTTTTTGGCAAACGGGGAAAAAGACTCAGCGCTTTTTTATTCCATGCAAAGCCTGCAAACCATTAAACAATTAGGTACCGTAAGATGGTACAAGGTGAATTTAGGAACTGCTTACGAAAATGTTTACCTGGCTTATAAAATGAGAAACCAGGCAGACAGTTTATTAAAATACCAGGAGCTTACTTTATTAACCAAAGACAGCCTGTATAAGGAACGTATCAAAAACCTTACAGCCTTCCAGGCGGTTACTTTAAATGAGCAGCTTCGCTTACAGGAGGTAGAAAAAGAGAAGATTGCGTATCAAAACAACATCAGGATATATTTTTTGGTTGCCGGTATAGCTGTTCTATTGTTGCTTGCTTTTATTTTTTACAGGAATAACCGGCAAAAACAAAAGGCAAATACGGTTTTGGAGAATACATTGGCTGATCTGAGATCAACCCAATCTCAACTTATACACTCAGAAAAAATGGCCTCACTTGGCGAGCTTACAGCCGGCATTGCACATGAGATACAAAACCCGTTAAACTTCGTGAATAATTTTAGTGAAGTAAGCAATGAATTAGTTGATGAAATGAATGAAGAATTAGATAAAGGTGATATTGAAGAAGCAAAATTTATAGCTGGTGATATCAAACAGAACCTTGAAAAGATAAATCATCATGGCAAGCGAGCAGATGCGATTGTAAAAGGCATGTTGCAACATTCACGTCAAACATCAGGCGTAAAAGAACTTACCGATATCAATGCCTTGTGTGATGAATATTTACGATTGGCTTATCACGGCTTGCGTGCAAAAGAAAAAGATTTCAATGCAACATTGAAAACTGATTTTGATGAAAGTATTGGCGCTATAAATATTATTCCGCAGGATATTGGAAGAGTGCTGCTGAATTTATACAACAATGCTTTTTATGCAGTAAATGAAAAGAAAAAACAACAACCAGAAAATTACGAACCAACAGTTTCAGTCAATACTAAAAAGATCAATAACAAAATTGAAATAAGTGTTATTGATAATGGAAGTGGTATTGCACAAAAAATAGCTGATAAGATCTTTCAGCCATTCTTTACAACAAAACCAACAGGACAAGGAACAGGATTAGGATTGAGTTTGAGTTATGATATCGTCAAAGCACATGGCGGTGAAATAAAAGTAACAACGAAAGAAGCTGAGGAAACGGAATTTATTATTGTGTTGCCAGCTTAA